GGACCCGAACTTCAACGTCGCCATCATGAAGGAAGCCGGCGCGCGCTACACCGCGACCCATCCCGACACGACGTTCAACATCGTCGATTTCGCCAAGGCCGACGTCGAGCAGAAGCTGCAGACAGCCCTTGCCTCCGGTACGACGGACGCCCTGCCCGACATCGTCCTGATCGAGGATTACGGCGCGCAGAAATATCTGCAGTCCTTCCCCGGCGCCTTCGCGCCGATGACCGGCAAGGTCGACTATTCCGGCTTCGCGCCCTACAAGGTGCAGCTGATGACCGTTGACGGCGAAACCTATGGCATGCCGTTCGATTCCGGCGTCACCGGCCTCTTCTACCGCCGCGACTATCTCGAGCAGGCCGGCTTCAAGCCGGAAGACCTCGAGAACATCACCTGGAACCGCTACATCGAGATCGGCAAGGAAGTCGAGGCCAAGACCGGCCACAAGATGCTGACGCTGGATCTCAACGACGGCGGCATGACCCGCATCATGATGCAGTCCGGCAAGGAATGGTACTTCGACAATGACGGCAACCTGAACATCGAGAAGAACGCAGCGCTCAAGGCTGCCCTCGAAGCACAGGTCACCGCCGTCAAGGATGGCATCGTCCGCCCGGCAACCGGCTGGACCGATTACGTGGCCGGCTTCACCTCCGGCGACGTCGCATCGGTCGTCACCGGCGTCTGGATCACCGGCACGATCAAGGCCCAGGCCGACCAGTCCGGCAAGTGGGGCGTCGCTCCGACGCCGCGCGTTGACATCGACGGTTCGGTGAACGCCTCGAACCTCGGCGGCTCCAGCTGGTACGTTCTCGAAAGCTCGAAGGAAAAGGATGAGGCAATCGATTTCCTCAACGAAATCTATGCCAAGGACCTCGACTTCTATCAGAAGATCCTGACCGAGCGTGGTGCCGTCGGCTCGCTTCTGGCCGCTCGCTCCGGCAAGGCCTATCAGGAAGCCGATCCCTTCTTCGGCGGCGAACAGG
Above is a window of Rhizobium sp. NRK18 DNA encoding:
- a CDS encoding ABC transporter substrate-binding protein; this translates as MNKASLTKHFAAAALASASILSATAAMAGEITVWCWDPNFNVAIMKEAGARYTATHPDTTFNIVDFAKADVEQKLQTALASGTTDALPDIVLIEDYGAQKYLQSFPGAFAPMTGKVDYSGFAPYKVQLMTVDGETYGMPFDSGVTGLFYRRDYLEQAGFKPEDLENITWNRYIEIGKEVEAKTGHKMLTLDLNDGGMTRIMMQSGKEWYFDNDGNLNIEKNAALKAALEAQVTAVKDGIVRPATGWTDYVAGFTSGDVASVVTGVWITGTIKAQADQSGKWGVAPTPRVDIDGSVNASNLGGSSWYVLESSKEKDEAIDFLNEIYAKDLDFYQKILTERGAVGSLLAARSGKAYQEADPFFGGEQVWQKFSDWLAQVPPVNYGIFTNELDTAVTANLPSLQNGTPVDDVLKAIHDQAETQIQ